The segment GTCGCCAGCCCATcgctcccacagcagcaggtgGGCAGGTCAGGCAGGTGCCACTTGCACTTGGTAAATCCCACTGGGCTCCCCCCAGCCACCACCATATCCTCCCTGTACCTGGACCACCACATGCCCAGGAGGATGTGCTCCACCTTCTTCCCGGGGACTGGCTGGAAGCTGCTCAGCCTTTAGCTTTCCAAACATCTTTACTGTCCCCTTTGGAGCTGGCCATGATTTTTGCCTTTATCCAGTGGAAAAGAACTTCCACTGCTCTTGAAGAGGTGGTGGAGAGTGGCCTTGCAATGCTGTGCTCCACTGGCACCCCTGGATGCCTCCAGTCCTGTCCCAGGAACTGGCTTTGTCCAGATGTGCCCAGCTGGTCCCTAAACTCAGTGCCCTTTCTGAAACCTGCGTCTCTGTATGCAGTTCAGTAGAGATCTCTGAGACGCTGAGGGGCTGAAGGTTGGGACAGAGGGAGGAGATGCTGTGAGTCCTGGAGTTGTGgtctggggaagggaaggcaaagCAGGTGTCACTGCCCTATGTAACCCTCTGGGGAGCTTTGGACTGATGCCGAAGCCAGGGGTCTTCTAGGAGGGTATCAGGGAGAGGATGAAAGGGAGCAGCACAAGCTACATCATGGGGAAATACCCATTCCCAGAGGCCAGGAGGGGAAATCTGCATCCGTGAAGACTTCCAGCCACCCTCAGGGCTGTCCCCAGGGTGATGTGCTCCTGTATCCAGGCTGGTCCTACtctcccccagctctcccctgaCCCAGAGATTTGGGTccatccctgctctgccactgccctgacctcaggcagtgctgccctggaCCTGCCATGTGCTCGTGGGAACTGTGAGCACTTTTGGGGTGtgggaggggacagggcagtGATGCAAGGACCAATGAGAAGGTGCTggttcctgcagctgtgcctcGTTGGTCCCATCTGCCACAGCTCAGAGCAAACTTCTGCTTCTGAAGACGCTGACTGCACTTCTTCCCTGCACCCCCAAGAGACGGCGCAATTACCAGGGAACAGGACCATCCCAGAAAGGCATCCCAAGGGTAGGGTGGGAGCCAGAAGGGCTCAGGGCTTGCCTAGTGCTTGCCCACATGGCCCAGAGCATGGTTTATGCTGACCTGAGGTTTGCCAAGGTGATGGGGGGCCGGAGCATGGCCAGCCAGGCATTGGAGGCAGGTGAGAGCCCTTGGGACCCCCTACACTTTCCCCACCATGCCTTACCTTGTGGACTTATctgccctcctctcccttcctccaaCAGCCCTTGGCATGGATGATGCGGAGAGCCCCTACGAGAACATGCAGCCGCTGTCggtggggcaggatggggacagggccCAGCCCAGTCGAGGTGAGTGCCTAGCTGGAGCCCAGGGAACCTGGGGAGGTCTTGGCTTGGGTAGTGGGTCATGTTTCAGGGTACCCCTTTCCCATTCTTGAAGAGAAGAAGTGCCCAAACCATGCCACCTGTGCTATCATGCTGCCACTCTGCTGCCTGAAGGTAAGAGGTCTAGGGGCTGTCAGGGGTTTCCTGACTCACTGTGTGATGCCTGTGGTTGGTTGTGTCTTGCAGGGCGCTGGTCCTGGTGGCAGTACCTCCCTGTGGGACTGATAGTAGCTTGCCTGTTGCTGCTGGTGGCCACTGTGGCCCTGGGAACTTGCTGTGAgttggggggggctgggcactTCTGAGGTGGGGGGTGGTTGGGCAGCGTGGTGAGAGGGAGGCAGATGGGCTAGGGTGAGTTCCTGGGTGAGTGGTGGGGGTGAATGGAGTATGCCCATGCCCACTCTTTGTAGCTGGATCCCTCTGCCCTGTCTGGTACACGCTGGCTTGTACCCCTTGCACATCATGGGtgtctccctgccctgcccaggctTGCCCAGCCTTGTGTTGCTGCACCCTTCCTGCCACTACCCTGCTCTGTCTGCTCCTACATCCATCCTGTCCTGccttgccctgctcccccctgccaCCGCCTGTTCCTGACAGCACAATTCCCTGCTGTGTCTTTCCCATCCAGCATGGATGGATGCTGCCTTGCAAGGGTCATCCTACCCCCCTAGCAGGGTCAGCCCACGTGGCCCTGCCTGGGCTGTCCCATCGCTGTGCCCCAGCTCACTCCCGCTGTCCCCAGACTGGCAGGTCACCCACAGCCTGCAGGACGCCTCCCGGGAGCACGCGGCCGAGCGGGGCCGCCTCTCGCAGGAGGTGAGGGCACaggagcagagcctggagcaGATGCGGCTGGAGCTGGCGTGGGccatggcagagctgcagcgAGCGTGGCGGGAGGGCAACAGCAGCCGGCAGGAGCTGGGCAACCTGAATGCCGAGATCGTGCGACTCACGGGGGTCCTGGGGAAGATGGAGAAGGAGATGCAGGAGGTGCAGGGGAAGCTCAACATCAGCGAGAGCACGGTGGCCACCTTGCGCTCCT is part of the Falco biarmicus isolate bFalBia1 chromosome Z, bFalBia1.pri, whole genome shotgun sequence genome and harbors:
- the CD72 gene encoding B-cell differentiation antigen CD72, coding for MAQSMVYADLRFAKVMGGRSMASQALEAALGMDDAESPYENMQPLSVGQDGDRAQPSRGRWSWWQYLPVGLIVACLLLLVATVALGTCYWQVTHSLQDASREHAAERGRLSQEVRAQEQSLEQMRLELAWAMAELQRAWREGNSSRQELGNLNAEIVRLTGVLGKMEKEMQEVQGKLNISESTVATLRSCTAIDCCPSGWVLYRGKCLFISSEKKTWEDSRDECEKKYSQLLITKSWSRWTVPTFLKNSDTPYWIGLQKSSFPWYDYGWLEEEDPYVEEVPDTWFWVDGSLYRRPWQSKSNGSCAIISHGIIKSAQCAAPDDLQLWICEKAAGPSSPFSL